In Phreatobacter cathodiphilus, the genomic window CGAGGCCGGCGCCGCGATGGCGACCGACCGCGTCGATCTCGTCGATGAAGATGATGCAGGGCGCGTTCTTCTTGGCCTGCTCGAACATGTCGCGGACGCGGGATGCGCCGACGCCGACGAACATCTCGACGAAGTCCGAGCCCGAAATGGTGAAGAAGGGCACGTTGGCCTCGCCCGCCACCGCCTTGGCGGTGAGGGTCTTACCCGTGCCGGGCGGGCCGACGAGCAGCACGCCGCGCGGGATGCGACCGCCGAGCCGCTGGAACTTCTGCGGGTCGCGCAGGAATTCGACGATCTCCTGCAGGTCCTGCTTGGCCTCGTCGATGCCCGCCACGTCCTCGAAGGTGACGCGGCCATGGGCCTCGGTGAGGAGCTTCGCCTTGGACTTGCCGAAGCCCATGGCCTTGCCGCCGGCGCCCTGGATCTGGCGCGACATGAAAATCCACAGGCCGATCAGCAGGAGGACCGGGAACCACTGGGCCAGCAGCGCCACGAACCACGGAACCTGCTCGCCGGGAGCGCGGGCCTGGACCTGCACGCCCTTGTCGACCAGGCGCTGGGTCAGGCCCGGGAACGGCGGGGCGTAGGTCTGGAAGGTGCGCCCGTCGGTGTAGTGGCCGGTCAGCTCCGGCCCCTGGATGGTCACGTCGCGAACGCGGCCGGCATCGGCCTCGGAGAGGAACTGCGAGAAGGGAAGGTCGGACGAACCGGCGCGCTGCTGCGGGCTCTGGAACAGCGTGAAGAGCGCCAGGAGCAACAGGACGATGATCACCCACAGGGCCAGATTGCGGAAATTGGAGTTCATCGCTTGTCCATCCCTAGGGTGTCGCCGCCGCGAGGCGCCGAAATGGCGCGCAAGCCATGTTCATGCTCATGCGTCGTGCGGCATAACCCTTACCCGTCCCAATGTAGGAGCGCGCGGGGGTCTTGCCAAGGAGCAGAAGCGCCGCCGTGGTGAGGCGTTGTGCCTCGTGGCCTTTTGCGGTCAACCGATCCTCAGTCCGACCTACGAGCCGGCTGGCGCGGCGGCTCCCGCGCCACGATGACGCGCCCCGCCGCGGTGACCGTCACCAGCGCGCCCTGCAGCGTCTGCCGCAACGGCCCGCCCTCGGCGATCGCCATCAACACCGCGCCGGCGAGCGCCTCCAGCGCCTCCAGCCGCTCCCGCGCGCCGTCGGGGGCAACCTCCCGCAGCACCGCCGCGAGGAGCTGCTGCACGTCGATGAAGGGCCTGTCGAGCCAGCCGGTCGCGTCGAACACCACCGTGCCGGGCACCACGCTCTGCTGGCGCGAGGCGGTGTCGAGATCGGCGGCGTGCCGGGCGAGCGCATCCTCGATCATCCTGATGCGCCCGGCGAGGATGGCCAGTCGCTCGGCGTCGAGCCCCTCATCCGCGAGCGCCGGCAGCATCTGCCGCAGCCGGACGCGTGTGAAGCCGGGGTCGCGGTTCGACGGGTCGTCGACGGGCACGAGGCCGGCCGCCCCCGCCGTGGCGGCGAGGCGCGCCTTCGGCACCCACAGGAAGGGCCGGAGAATGTCCATGCCCTCGCGCCGGCTGGCAGTCGCCATGCCCTTGAGGCCGAGCGGGCCGGACCCGCGCGCCAGCCGCATGAGCACGGTTTCGGCCTGGTCCTCGAGATGATGGGCGACGACGATCGCGCCGGCGCCGACCGCACGGGCATGGTCGGCGAGGAGGCGGTAGCGTGCCTCGCGGGCCGCCTCCTGCAATCCACTGGCGGGTTTCCCGCCCTCCCAGCGCAGGATCTGCGCGGTGAGGCCGAGCCCGGCTGCGGCCGCGACGACGCCGGCGCATTCGGCCGCCGCCGCGGGCCTCAGTCCGTGGTCGACGCAGGCGACGGAGAGGGCCGGCACGGCGCCGCCCATGTCGCGCCAGCGGGCGAAGGCCGCCATCATCCCACAGGAATCGGGCCCGCCGGAGACGGCGAGGACCAGGTGGTCATGGGATGGCAGGGAGGAGAGAAGGTCGCGGATGTCGTCGTCGGCGAGGGGCGCTGCCGCCTCGGCCTCAGCAGCTGGCACGGCGCTGCTCGCTCACCACGGCGGTCTTCGTCGAGGCGTTGGCGTTCGGATACTTGCGGTTGAACTCGGCATAGGCGGCGCAGGCCGCCTCGCGCTCGCCCAGCGCATTGAGCGACTGGCCGAGGCGCAGCAGGCTGGAAGGGGCCCGCGCCGTGCGCGGATAGTCCGTCGAGACCTTCAGGAACTGCTCGGCCGCCTCGCGGTACTGGCGGCGCTGGAACATGCTCTCGCCGAGCTGGTGGGTAGCGTCCCCCACCAGCCGGTCGCGCGGGTGGTTCTGCAGGAAACCGCGCAGGGCGATCTCCGCCTGCTCGTAGTCGCGCCGCTGGAGGAGGGCGAGCGCGGCATTGTACTCGTCGCGCGGCGAGGCGGCGATGACGGGCTGCGTGCCGGTGCTCCCCGTCGAGGGCACCGCGCCGGGGATGGCCGAGCGCGGTTCCGGCGGCTCAAGGCTCGGGTCGGCGGCCGCGCGGCCGGCGAGTTGGCCGAGGTCGAGCGGCGCATTGCCGCCACCGCCGCCGCCCTGGGCTGTGCGCGGCGGCGCCGCATTGGCGCCCGGGGGCAGCGCGCCGAGATCGCGCGGTGCACCCGGCGCGGACTGCTGCTCGGAGGGGTCGAAGACGTCGCCGCGCCGCTGCGGCTGCTGTTGCTGCTGCGAAGGGCGCGGCTGCTGGGCAGGACGGGCTCCGCCGCGGGCGTTCTCCAGCTCATTGAGGCGGAACTCGATGTCCGCCTGCATGCGCCGCTGCTGGTCCTCCATCTGGCGGACGCGGAACTGCGACTGTTCGAGCTGGCCGTTGAGGGAGCGGATCTGCGCCTCGAGGCGCTGGATCCTGTCCATCAGGTCGGCGGCGCTCTGCGCGCGCACCGGCATCGCGGCCAGCACCAGCACCACGGCCACAGCCCCCGCGCCTCCCGTCAGGCGGAACCAGGCTTTCGCCACCCGTCCGATCATCATCGCAGTCCCTCAGCCCTTCGCCTCGTGGCAATTCATGCGCGCAATTGGGCGAGATTTCGGCCCATTTCAAGCAAAAACGGCGCCCGGGTGCCCCGTGCGCCGTTTCCGCATGCGGTATCGCCGCAGATCAGGAGCCGGCGCCGCCGGACAGCACCGTCACCGAGCGGCGGTTCTGCGACCAGCAGGAGATGTCGTTGCAGACCGCCACCGGCCGCTCCTTGCCGTAGGAGATGGTGCGGATGCGGGCCGAGGAGATGCCGCGGGCCGAGAGATAGTCGCGCACCGTCTGGGCACGGCGGGCGCCCAGCGCGATGTTGTACTCGCGGGTGCCGCGCTCGTCGGCATGGCCCTCGATGGTGAAGGAATAGCGGCTGTACTGGTTCAGCCAGACAGACTGCTTGTCGAGGGTCGACCGGGCCTGGGGCGTCAGCTCGGACGAGTCGGTCTCGAAGAAGACGCGGTCGCCGACGTTGACGATGAAGTCCTGGGCGCTGCCCGGGGTCGCCGCACCGGCGCCGCCGGCACCGGCCTGGTTGGTGGGGTTCTGGGCGCAGGCGCCGAGCGCGAGGCCGAACGCCATGATGGCTGCAAACTTCAGATTGCGGCCGAGAGCCATGGTCAGCATGATGGTCTCCTTGACCTGAAACATGGGCGAAGCTCTATCAGGAATTCGGTTAAGCGAACCTTCCGGGATCGGACGTCCCCGGCGTGGCCTCGGTCACCAATCCTGTCTCACCGCCCGACGCCCGGTCGGTTATGATCCTGAATCGACGTTGTTTTTTGCGATTGGTCGGGCGGTGAGGCGTTAAATCCTCGCCGCCCGGCCAATCGCCCGGATGGTCAACCGTCCGTTAACGGACGGCGTCCCTCCGGCACCTGCCGCCGAATTGGCGACGGCACGCCTCCCGCATCACGGTGCAGCGTGACGAGACTGTGGCAGGCGGGTGGCGCTGGCGAGAAGCCTTCCCGGTAACGGCATGCGGCCGGCGGCTGTGGCCCGGATGCAACAACTCCAGGCTCACCGCCCCCAGCGCGTCGACCAGATCGCCGCCATGGTGGCGAGCCCGTAGACCACCATGGCGAAGCCGACGAGGGCGAACATGGTCCAGGCCGGCTGGCCGGTGGAGGCGAGCCACCAGCCGCCGACGGCGATGACGAGGAGCCGCGCCGTGCCGGCGAGAACCGGTCCGAAGACGCGCCCGGCGCCCTGCGCCGCGAAATAGAGGCAGAGCCCGAGCCCGTAGAAGCCGAAAGCGGGGCCGGCCCATACGAGATAGGATCGCGCCGCCTCGATCACGGCCGGATCGGCCGAGAACAGCCGCGCCCAGGCCTCCGGCATCAGCCAGCCCGCAACCCCCACCGCCCCGGTGACCACGAAGGCCATGAAGCCGCCGGTCCAGGCGGCCCGTCGGGCGCGCGGCGCATTGCCCGCGCCGATCGCCATGCCCACCATCGGCACCAGCGAGACGCCGATGGCGAAGGTGACCGGGATGAGCAGGAATTCCAGCCGCGAGCCGATGCCGTAGCCGGCGAGCGCCGCCTCGCCGAACTGGGCCACCAGCCGGGTGAGGATCAGCACCGTGAGGACCGACTGGAACGACGACAGCATGGCCACCGTTCCGACCTTGAGGATGTCGGCTGCATGGTCGAGGCGCAGGGCGACACCCGACAGCGGCAGCACGAACCGGCCCCGGCCCGA contains:
- the pal gene encoding peptidoglycan-associated lipoprotein Pal; translated protein: MLTMALGRNLKFAAIMAFGLALGACAQNPTNQAGAGGAGAATPGSAQDFIVNVGDRVFFETDSSELTPQARSTLDKQSVWLNQYSRYSFTIEGHADERGTREYNIALGARRAQTVRDYLSARGISSARIRTISYGKERPVAVCNDISCWSQNRRSVTVLSGGAGS
- a CDS encoding MATE family efflux transporter, which codes for MTVTSAPAGNPIITGPIVATILRLSTPNMMAMVATAAVAIAETAYVGLLGTAALAGMALVFPMVMLQQMMSAGAMGGGVSSAVSRALGAGDIERARSLAFHTVLIALAGGLGMTVLFLGIGPALYRLLGGRGAALDQALVYSNVVFVGALAIWLCNLLASVVRGMGNMAVPSATLLAVAAIQIVVGGGFGLGIGPLPRLGMAGVGLGQVVAYGLGALWLMRYLRSGRGRFVLPLSGVALRLDHAADILKVGTVAMLSSFQSVLTVLILTRLVAQFGEAALAGYGIGSRLEFLLIPVTFAIGVSLVPMVGMAIGAGNAPRARRAAWTGGFMAFVVTGAVGVAGWLMPEAWARLFSADPAVIEAARSYLVWAGPAFGFYGLGLCLYFAAQGAGRVFGPVLAGTARLLVIAVGGWWLASTGQPAWTMFALVGFAMVVYGLATMAAIWSTRWGR
- the tilS gene encoding tRNA lysidine(34) synthetase TilS, yielding MPAAEAEAAAPLADDDIRDLLSSLPSHDHLVLAVSGGPDSCGMMAAFARWRDMGGAVPALSVACVDHGLRPAAAAECAGVVAAAAGLGLTAQILRWEGGKPASGLQEAAREARYRLLADHARAVGAGAIVVAHHLEDQAETVLMRLARGSGPLGLKGMATASRREGMDILRPFLWVPKARLAATAGAAGLVPVDDPSNRDPGFTRVRLRQMLPALADEGLDAERLAILAGRIRMIEDALARHAADLDTASRQQSVVPGTVVFDATGWLDRPFIDVQQLLAAVLREVAPDGARERLEALEALAGAVLMAIAEGGPLRQTLQGALVTVTAAGRVIVAREPPRQPARRSD
- the ybgF gene encoding tol-pal system protein YbgF, producing the protein MMIGRVAKAWFRLTGGAGAVAVVLVLAAMPVRAQSAADLMDRIQRLEAQIRSLNGQLEQSQFRVRQMEDQQRRMQADIEFRLNELENARGGARPAQQPRPSQQQQQPQRRGDVFDPSEQQSAPGAPRDLGALPPGANAAPPRTAQGGGGGGNAPLDLGQLAGRAAADPSLEPPEPRSAIPGAVPSTGSTGTQPVIAASPRDEYNAALALLQRRDYEQAEIALRGFLQNHPRDRLVGDATHQLGESMFQRRQYREAAEQFLKVSTDYPRTARAPSSLLRLGQSLNALGEREAACAAYAEFNRKYPNANASTKTAVVSEQRRASC